In Candidatus Thermoplasmatota archaeon, the following are encoded in one genomic region:
- a CDS encoding rhodanese-like domain-containing protein: MRYIDAQEAKRLIETDPNVIVVDALGPESFAKRHLPTAVNLPAEAPDFERRARDEILDVRAPVITYCSGPTCETSKRAARRLEAMGYENVLEFEGGLEAWANAGFPFERSGPRTQASQGI, encoded by the coding sequence ATGCGCTACATCGACGCGCAGGAAGCCAAGCGGCTCATCGAGACGGATCCCAACGTGATCGTGGTGGACGCGCTGGGGCCGGAGAGCTTCGCCAAGCGGCACCTTCCCACGGCGGTCAACCTCCCCGCCGAAGCGCCCGACTTCGAGCGGCGCGCGAGGGACGAGATCCTCGACGTCCGCGCTCCGGTGATCACGTATTGCTCCGGGCCGACGTGCGAAACGAGCAAGAGGGCCGCGCGCAGGCTCGAGGCCATGGGCTACGAAAACGTGCTCGAGTTCGAGGGCGGCCTCGAGGCGTGGGCCAACGCCGGATTCCCGTTCGAGCGCTCCGGCCCAAGGACGCAAGCGTCGCAGGGAATCTAG
- a CDS encoding OsmC family protein — translation MLNRTANATWTGKLKDGKGQVSTGSKAIQNLPLSFTTRFEGTPGTNPEELIAAAHAGCFSMALSNEIDKAGLTPERVDVTATVKFEKTDAGFSVTNIHLDAKAKIAGGDAKAFEQAAEKAKNGCPISRLLAPGTKITMTARTA, via the coding sequence ATGCTCAACCGCACGGCAAACGCGACGTGGACGGGCAAGCTCAAGGACGGCAAGGGTCAAGTCAGCACGGGCAGCAAGGCGATCCAGAACCTGCCCCTCTCCTTCACGACGCGCTTTGAGGGGACGCCCGGCACCAATCCCGAGGAGCTCATCGCCGCGGCGCACGCGGGCTGCTTCTCGATGGCCCTCTCCAACGAGATCGACAAGGCCGGGCTCACGCCCGAGCGCGTGGACGTCACGGCCACCGTGAAGTTCGAGAAGACCGACGCGGGCTTCTCGGTCACGAACATCCACCTCGACGCAAAGGCGAAGATCGCCGGCGGCGACGCCAAGGCCTTCGAGCAAGCGGCGGAAAAAGCCAAGAACGGCTGCCCCATCTCGCGCCTTCTGGCGCCAGGCACCAAGATCACGATGACGGCTCGGACCGCCTGA
- a CDS encoding helix-turn-helix domain-containing protein, translating into MGERKDMRAWAVALLLLILPQAAGGTAEVSHDGTRVLAVDSPLPLPAIEFDARAAAGQALAPLPPLARSYDEALAGWRLDERGATVSASPSRARAHVADEDLDLSLPEPPVESSSVRLDTAETYRALSLLLDVVVEELFGRSGTAMEGAWREVQPHADEVVRKVTRELNRLRITPPWCGEGSPCYSPSLGDELRENYAVAASFARAYLRATLHDGGRLVPHERVQTGLPRPVVEVAVETGPVRSAGEAASAATRAAANAALEAFDEVPDARVRLDVPDLRVYTSASPKTGDSETAYSAGGRDELTSEAEKAAADEGRAAFEALDPSPKLRPSGTLPLGGPSAGSMAVPARAAPAPDAPPLALGLLILAMLAVPAWLLSRRIGAADALENANRARVFALVAQKPAVTPAEVRDALGIHYTSVVHHLRMLEEAGHIRTERAQGRIRCFENGGRYDPVERATLAALRHPTVERLLRVLAWNAGIQQAHAARKAGIRRTLAKHHVDRLNAVGVVERERLGPRVRLRLAPAALDTVLSRAALPQPSDEPAPVLPGSAGL; encoded by the coding sequence GTGGGAGAGCGGAAGGACATGCGAGCGTGGGCGGTCGCGTTGCTGCTGCTGATCCTCCCGCAGGCGGCGGGCGGGACCGCGGAGGTTTCGCACGACGGCACGCGGGTTCTGGCCGTCGATTCGCCCTTGCCGCTTCCCGCCATCGAGTTCGATGCGCGCGCCGCCGCCGGGCAGGCCCTCGCCCCCCTGCCGCCCCTGGCCCGAAGCTACGACGAGGCCTTGGCCGGCTGGCGCCTCGACGAGCGCGGCGCGACGGTCTCGGCCTCTCCTTCGCGCGCCCGCGCGCACGTGGCGGATGAGGACCTCGATCTTTCGCTTCCAGAGCCGCCGGTGGAGTCGTCTTCGGTGCGCCTCGACACCGCCGAGACGTATCGCGCCCTCTCGCTTCTCCTGGACGTCGTCGTCGAAGAACTGTTTGGCCGCTCGGGAACGGCGATGGAAGGGGCCTGGCGGGAGGTCCAGCCCCACGCCGACGAAGTCGTGCGGAAGGTGACCCGCGAGCTGAACCGGTTGAGGATCACTCCTCCTTGGTGCGGCGAAGGTTCGCCCTGCTACTCGCCGAGCCTGGGGGACGAGCTTCGGGAGAACTACGCCGTGGCGGCCTCGTTTGCCCGGGCGTACCTGAGGGCGACGCTCCACGACGGAGGTCGCCTGGTTCCGCACGAACGCGTGCAGACGGGGCTTCCAAGGCCCGTCGTCGAGGTTGCGGTCGAAACGGGCCCCGTCCGCTCCGCCGGCGAGGCTGCCTCGGCGGCGACGCGGGCGGCCGCAAACGCGGCGCTGGAAGCGTTCGACGAGGTTCCCGACGCTCGCGTGCGCCTCGACGTTCCTGACCTTCGCGTGTACACGAGCGCCTCTCCCAAGACGGGAGACTCGGAAACGGCGTACTCCGCCGGAGGAAGGGACGAGCTGACGTCGGAAGCCGAGAAGGCCGCCGCCGACGAGGGGCGGGCCGCGTTCGAAGCGCTCGATCCCTCACCGAAGCTGCGACCCTCCGGGACCTTGCCGCTGGGCGGGCCGTCGGCCGGGTCGATGGCCGTGCCCGCCCGTGCAGCCCCTGCGCCCGACGCGCCGCCCCTTGCACTGGGGCTTCTCATTCTGGCAATGCTCGCTGTGCCCGCGTGGCTCCTGTCGCGGCGCATCGGGGCCGCCGACGCGCTGGAAAACGCCAACCGCGCGCGCGTCTTTGCCCTGGTCGCGCAAAAGCCCGCCGTCACGCCCGCCGAGGTCCGAGACGCGCTTGGGATCCACTACACGAGCGTCGTGCACCACCTCCGCATGCTCGAAGAGGCCGGCCACATTCGAACCGAGCGCGCGCAAGGACGCATCCGCTGCTTCGAGAACGGAGGCCGGTACGATCCGGTCGAGCGCGCGACGCTGGCCGCCCTGCGACACCCGACGGTCGAGCGCCTGCTCCGCGTGCTCGCCTGGAACGCCGGCATCCAGCAGGCCCACGCGGCGCGCAAGGCGGGCATCCGTCGCACGCTTGCCAAGCACCACGTGGACCGGCTGAACGCCGTCGGCGTGGTCGAGCGGGAGCGCCTTGGGCCGCGCGTGCGGCTGCGCCTTGCGCCGGCGGCCCTCGACACGGTGCTCTCGCGCGCGGCCCTGCCGCAGCCAAGCGACGAGCCCGCGCCCGTCCTGCCGGGAAGCGCCGGGCTCTAA